A single Actinomadura algeriensis DNA region contains:
- a CDS encoding helix-turn-helix domain-containing protein, with translation MTTAEIRSLPATIDLVTAGRVFGVGRTKAYQLARTGDFPCRVLRVGRSYRVPTADLLAALGVALTCPDQATGGQPEDSESA, from the coding sequence ATGACTACGGCGGAGATCCGTTCGCTGCCCGCCACCATCGACCTGGTCACCGCAGGACGCGTGTTCGGCGTCGGACGCACCAAGGCCTACCAGCTCGCCCGCACCGGGGACTTCCCGTGCCGGGTTCTGCGGGTCGGCCGCAGCTACCGGGTGCCCACCGCCGACCTGCTCGCCGCTCTCGGCGTGGCACTCACATGCCCGGACCAGGCGACGGGCGGACAGCCCGAAGATTCGGAGAGTGCCTGA
- a CDS encoding class I SAM-dependent methyltransferase, translating into MNHTPSTPHSPGNSHHRGAGTERRMLPLTVWLCSDTTTEENRNATREAHRSGLLSGLCPRHRPGVGSELARHLITTCTREGDLVAEAFTTGEATLATAARLGRWGVALVPHFPLAQHLRARLRTTLTTAQQARAHMRPCRPDQIARALTDHHGQAALVTANPPPDHAAGRPYRTAGEHQCPACRTRTGIATSEQFGLFLAGAWQVLRPGGVLAITTTARHHDGRFHDPGPRIIRQAQSAGFRYAQHVIALRIPIDGDTLTVQAGPADLAQLRDAHSRALPPPATVHADVCLFQKPTGGAA; encoded by the coding sequence ATGAACCACACACCATCCACACCGCACAGCCCAGGCAACAGCCACCATCGCGGCGCCGGAACCGAGCGCCGCATGCTGCCGCTGACGGTCTGGCTGTGCTCCGACACCACCACCGAAGAAAACAGAAACGCCACCCGCGAGGCGCACCGAAGCGGATTGCTGTCCGGGCTCTGCCCCAGGCACCGCCCCGGTGTCGGCAGTGAACTCGCCCGCCACCTGATCACCACCTGCACCCGCGAAGGCGACCTGGTCGCCGAAGCGTTCACCACCGGCGAGGCCACCCTGGCCACCGCCGCGCGGCTCGGCCGGTGGGGCGTGGCGCTGGTGCCGCACTTCCCGCTCGCCCAGCACCTGCGCGCCCGCCTGCGCACCACCCTCACCACCGCCCAGCAGGCGCGGGCGCACATGCGGCCGTGCCGCCCCGACCAGATCGCCCGCGCCCTGACCGACCACCACGGCCAAGCCGCCCTGGTCACCGCGAACCCACCACCCGACCACGCCGCAGGCCGCCCGTACCGGACCGCCGGGGAGCACCAGTGCCCGGCCTGCCGGACGCGGACGGGCATCGCGACCAGCGAGCAGTTCGGGCTGTTCCTGGCCGGAGCCTGGCAGGTACTGCGACCCGGAGGAGTCCTGGCGATCACCACCACCGCCCGCCACCACGACGGCCGATTCCATGATCCCGGACCCCGCATCATCCGACAGGCGCAGTCGGCGGGGTTCCGGTACGCCCAGCACGTCATCGCGCTGCGAATCCCCATCGACGGCGACACCCTCACCGTCCAGGCCGGCCCCGCCGACCTCGCGCAACTCAGAGATGCCCACTCCCGAGCCCTTCCACCGCCCGCCACCGTCCACGCCGACGTGTGCCTGTTCCAAAAGCCGACCGGAGGCGCAGCATGA
- a CDS encoding TRM11 family SAM-dependent methyltransferase — protein MTAETCHDQKGPLPSVLATGQRPSRLQRQGRYTRESMRHPGKMLPAIAAQVITAFTDPGDLVVDPMCGIGTTLVEAIHLGRDAAGVEYEPEFVHLTAGNLRHAHAQGATGTPQLMCGDARNIATICAPLRGKAALALTSPPYGSYTHGHVRSGRDNGGGSVIKRHHRYSADRGNLAHRPLPALLDGFGQILAGTAALLRPMGVIAVTVRPIRAKGELIDLPGQVIDTAARHGLVLTDRHAALLAGLRDGGLVSRASFFQMLETGRARDRGIPACITAHEDLLIFRKATDLTGADR, from the coding sequence ATGACCGCCGAGACGTGCCACGACCAGAAGGGGCCGCTGCCCTCGGTGCTGGCGACCGGGCAACGCCCGTCCCGGCTCCAACGCCAGGGCCGCTACACACGCGAGTCGATGCGGCACCCCGGCAAGATGCTGCCCGCCATCGCAGCCCAGGTCATCACCGCCTTCACCGACCCGGGCGATCTCGTGGTCGACCCGATGTGCGGAATCGGCACCACCCTGGTCGAAGCGATCCACCTCGGCCGGGACGCCGCAGGCGTGGAATACGAACCCGAGTTCGTCCACCTCACCGCCGGCAACCTCCGCCACGCCCACGCTCAAGGAGCCACCGGGACCCCGCAACTGATGTGCGGCGACGCCCGCAACATCGCCACCATCTGCGCGCCCCTGCGGGGCAAGGCGGCGCTGGCGCTCACCTCACCCCCGTACGGGTCCTACACCCACGGGCACGTCCGGTCCGGACGCGACAACGGCGGCGGCAGCGTCATCAAACGCCACCACCGCTACTCCGCCGACCGAGGCAACCTCGCCCACCGGCCCCTGCCCGCACTGCTGGACGGCTTTGGGCAGATCCTCGCCGGCACCGCCGCTCTCCTGCGCCCGATGGGAGTCATCGCGGTCACCGTCCGGCCCATCCGCGCCAAAGGCGAACTGATCGACCTACCCGGACAGGTCATCGACACCGCCGCCCGGCACGGACTCGTCCTGACCGACCGCCACGCGGCCCTGCTGGCCGGACTCCGCGACGGGGGCCTGGTGAGCCGGGCCTCCTTCTTCCAGATGCTGGAGACCGGCCGCGCCCGCGACCGGGGAATCCCCGCCTGCATCACCGCCCACGAAGATCTCCTGATTTTCCGGAAAGCCACCGATCTGACGGGAGCCGACCGATGA
- a CDS encoding pilin — MFTALLVPGVADASTSLAAAESLDQVIDNLRTVIVGLLVGLATLFATIGGVRYILAGGDPGEVEAAKKTLRYAAIGYAIAVLAPVLVELLQKVVGEAP, encoded by the coding sequence GTGTTCACCGCGCTGCTGGTTCCCGGTGTCGCCGATGCCAGCACGAGCCTGGCGGCGGCCGAGTCCCTGGATCAGGTGATCGACAATCTGCGGACCGTGATCGTGGGGTTGCTGGTGGGGTTGGCGACGTTGTTCGCCACGATCGGCGGGGTCCGTTACATCCTGGCCGGTGGTGACCCGGGTGAGGTGGAGGCGGCGAAGAAGACGCTGCGGTACGCCGCGATCGGGTACGCGATCGCGGTGTTGGCGCCGGTGCTGGTGGAGCTGCTGCAGAAAGTCGTGGGCGAAGCGCCGTGA